Proteins encoded within one genomic window of Ideonella dechloratans:
- a CDS encoding DUF3299 domain-containing protein, whose product MSLLRLFKQTRGGVLPLVLVGLGAGGACAAGSAAAVVGGASAPAVARSDKPLPTAPGDYKTTAWKALVPKDWDPSQAFKGLNLLSLKDGDTKANTALERMRQVWDAAPAEPSMEGADIRIPGYVVPLEGDEKGLREFLLVPYFGACIHSPPPPANQIIHVTLSKPAVGVKSMDAIWVFGRLHLASSSTDMGKSGYHMDAQMTTAYQSTR is encoded by the coding sequence ATGTCGTTGTTGCGTTTGTTCAAGCAGACCAGGGGCGGTGTGCTGCCCCTTGTCCTGGTGGGGCTGGGGGCCGGCGGTGCCTGTGCCGCCGGATCGGCCGCCGCTGTTGTGGGCGGAGCCTCCGCACCGGCCGTGGCGCGGTCCGACAAGCCCTTGCCCACCGCGCCGGGGGATTACAAGACGACCGCCTGGAAGGCCCTGGTGCCCAAGGACTGGGATCCCAGCCAGGCCTTCAAGGGGCTCAACCTGCTGAGTCTCAAAGATGGCGACACCAAGGCCAACACCGCGCTGGAGCGCATGCGCCAGGTCTGGGATGCCGCCCCCGCGGAGCCCAGCATGGAGGGGGCGGACATCCGGATCCCGGGCTATGTGGTGCCACTGGAAGGTGACGAGAAGGGGCTGCGGGAATTCCTGCTGGTGCCTTACTTCGGGGCCTGCATCCACAGTCCGCCCCCGCCGGCCAACCAGATCATCCACGTCACGCTGAGCAAGCCGGCGGTGGGTGTCAAGTCCATGGATGCGATCTGGGTCTTCGGGCGCCTGCACCTGGCCAGCAGCAGCACCGACATGGGCAAGTCGGGCTACCACATGGACGCGCAGATGACGACGGCCTACCAGTCCACCCGCTGA
- a CDS encoding ABC transporter permease: MRHLFQLAWRSAWNRRGTLGLTVLSIALSVTLLLGVQHLKGAAHESFSRTVSGTDLVVGARTSPVQLMLYAIFRLGDATNNIRWSSVEKLSRDPAVAWVVPLSLGDSHHGFPVLATSSGYFEHLRYGYQQPLVMAQGRPFADGVPGLFQVVLGAEVARELGYGLGHRITLSHGSGGEGLVEHADKPFTVVGILAPTGTPVDRTLHINMASMEAIHLDWAGGAPMPGLEIPPELVRKFDLTPKEATAALVGLKNRAAVFKLQRRINEGEGEPLLAVMPGVALDQLWTLLSTLERSLMAISAMVVAVGLAGMVAVVLASLGERRRELAILRSVGAGGWQIGFLLVAESLSVTLAGLLLGAGLLAALVLLAGPALQAHWGLVLQARQVQPEEWKVLVAVLAAGGLTGLIPAWRARRMALADGLTPRV; encoded by the coding sequence ATGCGACACCTCTTCCAACTGGCCTGGCGCAGCGCCTGGAACCGGCGCGGCACGCTGGGCCTCACGGTGCTGTCCATCGCCCTGTCGGTGACGCTGTTGCTGGGCGTTCAGCACCTCAAGGGCGCGGCGCACGAGAGCTTCTCGCGCACCGTTTCCGGCACCGATCTGGTGGTGGGGGCGCGCACCAGCCCTGTCCAGCTGATGCTGTACGCCATCTTCCGGCTGGGCGATGCCACCAACAACATCCGCTGGTCCAGCGTGGAGAAGCTCTCCCGGGACCCGGCGGTGGCCTGGGTGGTGCCGCTGTCGCTGGGGGACTCCCACCACGGCTTTCCCGTCCTGGCCACCAGCAGCGGCTATTTCGAGCATCTGCGCTACGGCTACCAGCAGCCGCTGGTGATGGCCCAGGGGCGCCCCTTCGCCGACGGCGTGCCGGGTCTGTTCCAGGTGGTGCTGGGGGCCGAGGTGGCGCGCGAGCTGGGCTACGGCCTGGGGCACCGCATCACCCTGAGCCACGGCAGCGGTGGAGAAGGGCTGGTCGAGCATGCCGACAAGCCCTTCACCGTGGTGGGCATCCTGGCGCCCACCGGCACGCCGGTGGACCGCACCCTGCACATCAACATGGCGTCGATGGAGGCCATCCACCTGGACTGGGCGGGCGGGGCGCCCATGCCTGGGCTGGAGATTCCGCCCGAGCTGGTGCGCAAGTTCGACCTGACCCCCAAGGAGGCCACGGCCGCGCTGGTGGGCCTGAAGAACCGGGCGGCGGTGTTCAAGCTGCAGCGGCGCATCAACGAGGGCGAAGGCGAGCCGCTGCTGGCGGTGATGCCGGGCGTGGCGCTGGACCAGCTCTGGACCTTGCTGTCGACGCTGGAGCGCAGCTTGATGGCCATCTCGGCCATGGTGGTGGCCGTGGGCCTGGCCGGCATGGTGGCGGTGGTGCTGGCCAGTCTGGGCGAGCGCCGGCGCGAGTTGGCCATCCTGCGCTCGGTGGGGGCCGGAGGCTGGCAGATCGGTTTCCTGCTGGTGGCCGAGAGCCTGTCGGTGACGCTGGCGGGCCTGCTGCTGGGCGCGGGCCTGCTGGCGGCACTGGTGCTGCTGGCCGGGCCGGCCTTGCAGGCCCACTGGGGCCTGGTGCTGCAGGCCCGCCAGGTGCAGCCCGAGGAATGGAAGGTGTTGGTGGCGGTGCTGGCGGCCGGTGGGCTGACCGGTCTGATTCCGGCCTGGCGGGCCCGTCGCATGGCCCTGGCCGATGGCCTGACCCCCCGTGTGTGA
- a CDS encoding leucyl aminopeptidase, whose amino-acid sequence MNFQALAATAEGLAAVAADTLIAVLPAEGTLKTGDAALDAVLAPLAKQGDFERKAGRTLYVNAPAGFKAARLVLSVAKDASPKAFRTALTAALALLKGRGVKHLAVSLVGAAPVAGHAEVLPQCVDQHSYVYTATKPSAEKPVLPAKVSFVADKAALAAVKGGLALGEGIAAGVALAREVGNLPANVCTPTYLGEQAKGLGSEFGLTVQVLDRKAIEKLGMGSFLSVTRGSEEPPRFIVIEYHGAAKKDAPLVLVGKGITFDTGGISLKPAADMDEMKFDMCGAASVLGTMRAVAQLKPKVNVVGLIPTCENMPSGTATKPGDVVTSMSGQTIEILNTDAEGRLILCDALTYAERYKPAAVVDVATLTGACVVALGHHHAGLFAADDTLAADLLAASAEAMDPCWRMPLDEEYDEGLKSNFADMANVGSRAGGAITAAKFLQRYAKQYPWAHLDIAGVAHRSGAAKGATGRPVGLLTHFVLSRAAKR is encoded by the coding sequence ATGAACTTTCAAGCTCTGGCGGCCACCGCCGAAGGACTTGCGGCCGTCGCAGCGGACACGCTGATCGCGGTCCTGCCTGCCGAAGGCACCCTGAAGACCGGCGATGCCGCCCTGGACGCGGTGCTGGCACCGCTGGCCAAGCAAGGCGATTTCGAGCGCAAGGCCGGTCGCACCTTGTACGTGAACGCCCCGGCCGGCTTCAAGGCCGCGCGTCTGGTGCTGAGCGTGGCCAAGGACGCCTCGCCCAAGGCCTTCCGCACCGCACTGACGGCCGCGCTGGCCCTGCTCAAGGGCCGAGGCGTCAAGCACCTGGCGGTGAGCCTGGTGGGTGCCGCCCCTGTGGCCGGGCATGCCGAGGTGCTGCCCCAGTGCGTGGATCAGCACAGCTATGTCTACACCGCCACCAAGCCCTCGGCCGAGAAGCCCGTGCTGCCGGCCAAGGTGTCCTTCGTGGCCGACAAGGCGGCGCTGGCGGCCGTCAAGGGCGGACTGGCCCTGGGCGAAGGCATTGCCGCCGGCGTGGCGCTGGCCCGCGAGGTGGGCAACCTGCCGGCCAACGTCTGCACCCCCACCTACCTGGGTGAGCAGGCCAAGGGCCTGGGCAGCGAATTCGGCCTGACGGTGCAGGTGCTGGACCGTAAGGCCATCGAGAAGCTGGGCATGGGCTCCTTCCTGTCGGTGACCCGTGGTTCCGAAGAGCCGCCGCGCTTCATCGTCATCGAATACCACGGCGCCGCCAAGAAGGACGCGCCGCTGGTGCTGGTGGGCAAGGGCATCACCTTCGACACCGGCGGCATCTCGCTCAAGCCCGCGGCCGACATGGACGAGATGAAGTTCGACATGTGCGGCGCCGCCAGCGTGCTGGGCACCATGCGGGCGGTCGCCCAGCTCAAGCCCAAGGTCAACGTGGTCGGTCTGATCCCGACCTGCGAGAACATGCCCAGCGGCACGGCCACCAAGCCGGGCGATGTGGTGACCAGCATGTCGGGCCAGACCATCGAGATCCTGAACACCGACGCCGAGGGTCGCCTGATCCTGTGCGACGCGCTGACCTATGCCGAGCGCTACAAGCCCGCAGCCGTGGTGGATGTGGCCACGCTGACCGGCGCCTGCGTGGTGGCGCTGGGGCATCACCATGCCGGTCTGTTCGCTGCGGACGACACCCTGGCGGCGGACCTGCTGGCCGCCTCCGCCGAGGCGATGGACCCCTGCTGGCGCATGCCGCTGGACGAGGAGTACGACGAAGGCCTGAAGAGCAACTTCGCCGACATGGCCAACGTGGGTTCCCGCGCGGGTGGCGCCATCACGGCCGCCAAGTTCCTGCAGCGCTACGCCAAGCAGTACCCCTGGGCCCACCTGGACATCGCGGGCGTGGCTCACCGCTCCGGCGCGGCCAAGGGGGCCACGGGCCGCCCGGTGGGGCTGCTGACCCACTTCGTGCTGTCCCGCGCGGCCAAGCGCTGA
- a CDS encoding DUF2796 domain-containing protein, translating to MQAKLRAAVLRPLTIVCLGLVGLGVQAHEPGAHVHGQAVLRVVVDGNTLSAELESPLDNILGYEHAPGTAQEQQAVKLAVIALRKPGILLPTPAAQCTLQKVSLASAALTPAMLGEAGPATPPAADEPGHADLDGEFSWQCAQPEFLHSLRVDLFLAFPRLHRMQVEVAGPKGQSATTLTESHRTVQW from the coding sequence ATGCAAGCCAAGTTGCGTGCGGCCGTGCTGCGGCCGTTGACGATCGTCTGCCTGGGCCTGGTGGGCCTGGGTGTCCAAGCCCATGAACCGGGCGCCCATGTGCATGGCCAGGCGGTGCTGCGGGTGGTGGTGGATGGCAACACCCTGAGTGCCGAACTGGAGAGCCCGCTGGACAACATCCTGGGCTACGAGCACGCCCCCGGCACGGCGCAGGAGCAGCAGGCCGTGAAGCTGGCCGTGATCGCCCTGCGCAAGCCCGGCATCCTGCTGCCGACGCCGGCCGCGCAATGCACGCTGCAGAAGGTGAGCCTGGCTTCGGCCGCACTGACGCCGGCCATGCTGGGCGAAGCCGGGCCTGCCACGCCGCCTGCTGCCGACGAGCCGGGGCATGCCGATCTGGATGGCGAGTTCAGCTGGCAATGTGCCCAGCCGGAGTTCCTGCATTCCTTGCGGGTGGATCTTTTCCTGGCCTTTCCGCGGCTGCACAGGATGCAGGTCGAGGTGGCCGGACCGAAGGGGCAGTCGGCCACGACGTTGACCGAGTCCCATCGCACGGTGCAGTGGTGA
- the lptF gene encoding LPS export ABC transporter permease LptF, translated as MLFDSTVRKELARSFGATLVVILTIVMTMMLIRTLGLAANGSVSPQDVALVLGFNAAGQLPLMLALSLFVAVVLSLGRMYRDSEMAIWFSAGVGLDRFIRPVLRMAWPVYAGLGVLVLVVWPWVNQQTAEIKTRYEQRSDLSRVAPGAFQSSSDGSRVFFIERNGDSAGVARNVFLLTTKKDTESVTTAHSGHIENSAQGRTLVLDVGHRNEHDAKSNENNRMQFERFRLLVDDRPAPNTSALPPKAIDTLGLLRDPTAANMGELTWRMGLLLGGINLSLLGIGAAATNPRRPGNWNLLLALLGFLVYFNLVNLSQAWVSAGKVHIVPTLLTLHGLALGGALALIWWRDHATVTRWRAARRAVQGGQA; from the coding sequence ATGTTATTCGATTCAACCGTCCGCAAGGAACTGGCCCGCAGTTTCGGCGCCACCCTCGTGGTCATCCTCACCATCGTGATGACCATGATGCTGATCCGCACCCTGGGCCTGGCCGCCAATGGCTCAGTGTCGCCGCAGGATGTGGCCCTGGTGCTGGGCTTCAATGCCGCCGGCCAGCTGCCGCTGATGCTGGCGCTGTCGCTGTTCGTCGCGGTGGTGCTCAGCCTGGGGCGGATGTACCGCGACAGCGAGATGGCCATCTGGTTCAGCGCTGGCGTGGGGCTGGACCGCTTCATCCGCCCGGTGCTGCGCATGGCCTGGCCGGTCTATGCCGGCCTGGGGGTGCTGGTGCTGGTGGTGTGGCCCTGGGTCAACCAGCAGACCGCCGAGATCAAGACGCGCTACGAGCAGCGCTCGGACCTGTCTCGCGTGGCCCCGGGGGCCTTCCAGAGCTCCTCGGACGGCAGCCGCGTCTTCTTCATCGAGCGCAACGGCGACTCGGCGGGCGTGGCCCGCAATGTGTTCCTGCTCACCACCAAGAAGGACACGGAATCGGTGACCACGGCCCACAGTGGCCACATCGAGAACAGCGCCCAGGGGCGCACGCTGGTGCTGGACGTGGGCCACCGCAACGAACACGACGCCAAGAGCAACGAGAACAACCGCATGCAGTTCGAGCGCTTCCGGCTGCTGGTCGATGATCGACCGGCGCCGAACACCTCCGCCCTGCCCCCCAAGGCCATCGACACCCTGGGCCTGCTGCGCGACCCCACCGCCGCCAACATGGGCGAGCTGACCTGGCGCATGGGCCTGCTGCTGGGGGGCATCAACCTGTCGCTGCTGGGCATTGGCGCCGCAGCCACCAACCCGCGGCGGCCCGGCAACTGGAACCTGCTGCTGGCCCTGCTGGGCTTTCTGGTCTATTTCAACCTGGTGAACCTGAGCCAGGCCTGGGTGAGTGCGGGCAAGGTCCACATCGTGCCCACGCTGCTGACCCTTCACGGCCTGGCCCTGGGCGGTGCCCTGGCCCTGATCTGGTGGCGCGACCATGCCACCGTCACGCGCTGGCGCGCTGCGCGTCGCGCCGTGCAGGGGGGCCAGGCATGA
- a CDS encoding metal ABC transporter permease, translating to MSLPELLQTGLVAPFTEFGFMRRAWVASLALSLSAGPVGTLLILRRLTLMGDAMSHALLPGAALGFMLAGLSLPALGLGAFLAGLLVAALAHQAARLTAQREESALAAFYLMALASGVMLVSLRGTSVDLMHLLFGNILAADAQTLPLVAAVTGATLLLLAIFARPLIADTLDPGFLRLAWPGGSRWMRPLFMGLLVSNLVAGFLTLGTLMSVGLLVLPAAAARFWSRNLAPQMLLASLLAAWASTVGLLLSYHAQLPTGPAIVLSAGVMYLLSLLCGRHDSLWRRSPTLTSGDLS from the coding sequence ATGAGCCTGCCGGAACTGCTGCAGACGGGCCTCGTCGCGCCCTTCACCGAGTTCGGTTTCATGCGGCGCGCCTGGGTGGCCAGCCTGGCGCTGAGCCTGAGCGCGGGGCCGGTGGGCACGTTGCTGATCCTGCGCCGGCTGACCCTGATGGGCGACGCCATGTCGCACGCCCTGCTGCCCGGCGCGGCGCTGGGCTTCATGCTCGCGGGCCTGTCCCTGCCGGCGCTCGGGCTGGGCGCCTTCCTCGCGGGCCTGCTGGTGGCCGCACTGGCCCACCAGGCCGCCCGGCTGACGGCGCAGCGCGAGGAGTCGGCCCTGGCCGCCTTCTACCTGATGGCCCTGGCCTCGGGCGTGATGCTGGTTTCCCTGCGCGGCACCAGCGTGGACCTGATGCACCTGCTCTTCGGCAACATCCTGGCCGCCGATGCCCAGACCCTGCCCCTGGTGGCCGCGGTGACGGGCGCCACCCTGCTGCTGCTGGCCATCTTCGCCCGCCCGCTGATCGCGGACACGCTGGATCCGGGCTTTCTGCGCCTGGCCTGGCCGGGTGGCAGCCGCTGGATGCGGCCCCTGTTCATGGGACTGCTGGTGAGCAACCTGGTGGCCGGCTTCCTGACCCTGGGCACGCTGATGTCGGTCGGGCTGCTGGTGCTGCCCGCCGCCGCGGCCCGCTTCTGGTCGCGCAACCTGGCGCCGCAGATGCTGCTGGCCAGCCTGCTGGCAGCCTGGGCCAGCACGGTGGGCCTGCTGCTGTCCTACCACGCCCAACTGCCCACCGGGCCGGCCATCGTGCTGAGCGCCGGGGTCATGTACCTGCTGTCGCTGCTGTGTGGCCGGCACGACAGCCTGTGGCGGCGATCCCCTACGCTGACTTCCGGAGACCTCTCATGA
- a CDS encoding DNA polymerase III subunit chi encodes MAQIVFLTGVQDRIALAQRLVRKKVREGGRVCVLGVTPDLRRLSHALWSEPQLEFLPHVHTRVSPEPVVRELTPVWLVEQAVEGLDCDSVINLGVELSDWTARFERVAEIVGVDDEARASGRRRWKAYERAGHELLHHAGG; translated from the coding sequence TTGGCGCAGATCGTCTTTCTGACGGGGGTCCAGGACAGGATTGCACTGGCCCAGCGCCTGGTGCGCAAGAAGGTCCGCGAAGGCGGGCGGGTCTGCGTGCTGGGTGTGACGCCGGATCTGCGCCGCCTCAGCCACGCGCTGTGGAGCGAACCCCAGCTGGAGTTCCTGCCCCATGTCCACACCCGGGTGAGCCCCGAACCGGTGGTTCGGGAGCTGACCCCCGTGTGGCTGGTCGAGCAGGCGGTCGAGGGGCTGGACTGCGACAGCGTGATCAACCTCGGGGTGGAGCTGTCCGACTGGACCGCGCGCTTCGAGCGGGTGGCCGAGATCGTCGGCGTGGACGACGAGGCGCGCGCCTCCGGCCGTCGCCGCTGGAAGGCCTACGAGCGGGCCGGTCACGAGCTGCTGCACCACGCTGGCGGCTGA
- a CDS encoding Fur family transcriptional regulator, with the protein MKRATRQRSAIRAVIAAAGRPLSPLEVLEGARGDVPALGLATVYRNLRLLLDDGEIQGVNLPGDNVRYELTGHDHHHHFQCLTCQRVFDIHACPGDLQRLAPPGFVVEGHDLTLYGHCAECRGAAADGQGAAACASGVCT; encoded by the coding sequence ATGAAGCGAGCCACCCGCCAGCGCAGTGCCATCCGTGCCGTCATCGCGGCTGCGGGGCGGCCGCTGTCGCCGCTGGAGGTGCTCGAAGGGGCGCGTGGCGATGTGCCGGCACTGGGTCTGGCCACCGTCTACCGCAACCTGCGGCTGCTGCTGGACGACGGCGAGATCCAGGGCGTGAACCTGCCGGGCGACAACGTCCGCTATGAGCTGACCGGCCACGACCACCACCACCACTTCCAGTGCCTGACCTGTCAGCGGGTCTTCGACATCCATGCCTGTCCGGGCGATCTGCAGCGGCTGGCGCCCCCGGGTTTCGTCGTGGAGGGCCATGACCTGACGCTTTACGGCCACTGCGCGGAATGCCGCGGGGCCGCCGCGGATGGGCAGGGCGCTGCGGCCTGCGCTTCAGGGGTCTGCACTTGA
- the aztA gene encoding zinc ABC transporter ATP-binding protein AztA yields MSSERTPAAMLQLENVCLQREGRTVLRDLSGRFPPGSLTAVIGPNGAGKSTLLAALAGDLPPASGRIVRAPGLRMAYLPQISALDRHFPLQVHEVVALGLWPQLGPWRGLSRAQRDQVQAALHEVGLAELARQPLQTLSTGQFQRMLFARLILQDAQFLLLDEPFAAMDEPSTQDLLALLQRWRDQGRTVVTVLHDLAQVREHFSHALLLAGHAVAWGPVTEVLQPAPLQRAGYLLPALHAHTLRGHCA; encoded by the coding sequence ATGTCCTCTGAGCGCACCCCTGCGGCCATGCTGCAACTGGAGAACGTGTGCCTGCAACGGGAGGGCCGCACCGTGCTGCGCGACCTGTCCGGCCGCTTCCCCCCCGGCTCCCTCACCGCGGTGATCGGCCCCAACGGCGCCGGCAAGTCCACCCTGCTGGCCGCGCTGGCAGGCGACCTTCCCCCCGCATCGGGCCGCATCGTCCGGGCACCGGGGCTGCGCATGGCCTACCTGCCGCAGATCAGCGCCCTGGACCGGCACTTCCCCCTGCAAGTCCATGAGGTGGTGGCCCTCGGCCTTTGGCCCCAGCTGGGGCCCTGGCGTGGTCTGAGCCGGGCGCAGCGAGATCAGGTGCAGGCCGCCTTGCACGAGGTGGGCTTGGCCGAACTGGCTCGCCAGCCCCTTCAGACGCTGTCGACCGGCCAGTTCCAGCGCATGCTCTTCGCCCGACTCATCCTCCAGGACGCGCAATTCCTGCTGCTGGACGAACCCTTTGCGGCCATGGACGAGCCCAGCACCCAAGATCTGCTGGCCTTGTTGCAGCGCTGGCGGGACCAGGGCCGCACGGTCGTGACCGTGCTGCACGACCTGGCCCAGGTGCGGGAGCACTTCAGCCATGCGCTGCTGCTGGCGGGACATGCGGTGGCCTGGGGGCCGGTGACCGAGGTGCTGCAGCCTGCACCGCTGCAACGTGCAGGCTATCTGCTGCCGGCCCTTCACGCGCACACCCTGCGCGGGCACTGCGCATGA
- a CDS encoding branched-chain amino acid ABC transporter substrate-binding protein, translating into MQVKLNVIVAAAVALAAGSVYAEDLVVKIGHVGPTSGGIAHLGKDNENGARMAIDELNAKGVMIGGKKAKFELLAEDDAADPKQGTAAAQKLVDEKVNGVIGHLNSGTTIPASKIYSDAGIPQISPSATNPKYTRQGFKTTFRVVADDVHLGGTLGKYAVQTLKGKTIAVIDDRTAYGQGVADEFEKGVKAAGGKVVKREFTNDKATDFTAILTSIKGTKPDLVFYGGMDAVAGPMLRQMKQLGISAKFMGGDGICTGELPKLAAGTMADDQVVCAEAGGIDQNDKAAVKAMEDFRAKFKKKFGADVQIYAPYVYDATNVMVAAMEKAGSADPAKYLPVLAKTTGYKGVTGVISFDEKGDIKNGALTLYTYKGGVKTALGVVH; encoded by the coding sequence ATGCAAGTCAAACTGAATGTGATCGTCGCGGCTGCCGTGGCACTGGCGGCCGGCTCGGTGTACGCCGAAGACCTGGTGGTCAAGATCGGTCACGTTGGGCCGACCAGCGGCGGGATTGCACACCTGGGCAAGGACAACGAGAACGGTGCGCGCATGGCCATCGACGAGTTGAACGCCAAGGGCGTGATGATCGGCGGCAAGAAGGCCAAGTTTGAACTGCTGGCCGAAGACGACGCGGCGGACCCCAAGCAGGGCACGGCGGCGGCGCAGAAGCTGGTGGACGAGAAGGTCAACGGCGTGATCGGCCACCTGAACTCGGGCACGACCATCCCGGCCTCGAAGATCTACTCGGACGCGGGCATTCCGCAGATCTCGCCGTCGGCGACCAACCCGAAGTACACCCGCCAGGGCTTCAAGACCACGTTCCGCGTGGTGGCTGACGACGTGCACCTGGGCGGCACGCTGGGCAAGTACGCGGTGCAGACGCTCAAGGGCAAGACCATTGCCGTGATCGATGACCGCACGGCCTACGGCCAGGGCGTGGCCGACGAGTTCGAGAAGGGCGTGAAGGCCGCGGGCGGCAAGGTGGTCAAGCGCGAATTCACCAACGACAAGGCCACGGACTTCACCGCCATCCTGACCTCGATCAAGGGCACGAAGCCGGACCTGGTCTTCTACGGCGGCATGGACGCGGTGGCCGGCCCGATGCTGCGCCAGATGAAGCAGCTGGGCATCAGCGCCAAGTTCATGGGTGGCGACGGCATCTGCACGGGCGAGCTGCCCAAGCTGGCCGCGGGCACGATGGCCGATGACCAGGTGGTGTGCGCCGAGGCCGGCGGTATCGACCAGAACGACAAGGCTGCGGTCAAGGCGATGGAAGACTTCCGCGCGAAGTTCAAGAAGAAGTTCGGCGCGGACGTGCAGATCTATGCGCCGTACGTGTATGACGCGACCAACGTGATGGTGGCGGCGATGGAGAAGGCGGGCTCGGCGGATCCGGCCAAGTACCTGCCGGTGCTGGCCAAGACCACGGGCTACAAGGGCGTGACGGGTGTGATCAGCTTCGACGAGAAGGGTGACATCAAGAACGGCGCCCTGACCCTGTACACCTACAAGGGTGGCGTGAAGACCGCGCTGGGCGTGGTGCACTGA
- a CDS encoding ABC transporter ATP-binding protein: MSSATLLKAEGLVFRWRRGQAPCLDMADFEIRPGERLFVHGPSGSGKSTLLGLLGGVLRPEQGRIALQVDGRAVVLNALSDRARDRFRVDHIGFVFQQFNLVPYLSVLDNICLPCRFSARRRQRLAGDERTEARRLLRALDLAPALEAAPVTRLSVGQQQRVAVARALIGRPELLIADEPTSALDAQRQAGFLDLLLQESAASGASVVFVSHDERLAGHFDRQVALGQLNRATALQEA, encoded by the coding sequence GTGAGCAGTGCAACCCTCTTGAAGGCCGAGGGCCTGGTGTTTCGTTGGCGGCGGGGCCAGGCGCCCTGCCTGGACATGGCGGACTTTGAGATCCGGCCCGGCGAGCGCCTGTTCGTGCACGGCCCCAGCGGCAGTGGCAAGAGCACGCTGCTGGGCCTGCTGGGGGGCGTGCTGCGCCCGGAACAAGGCCGCATCGCGCTGCAGGTGGACGGTCGGGCCGTCGTGTTGAACGCGTTGTCCGACCGTGCCCGCGACCGGTTCCGGGTGGACCACATCGGCTTCGTGTTCCAGCAGTTCAACCTGGTGCCTTACCTCTCGGTGCTGGACAACATCTGCCTGCCTTGCCGATTCTCGGCCCGGCGGCGCCAGCGCCTGGCCGGCGACGAGCGCACCGAGGCGCGGCGTCTGCTGAGGGCGCTGGACCTCGCTCCCGCGCTGGAGGCCGCGCCGGTCACCCGGCTGTCCGTGGGGCAGCAGCAGCGCGTGGCGGTGGCGCGCGCCCTGATCGGGCGTCCTGAACTGCTGATCGCCGACGAACCGACCTCGGCCCTGGACGCGCAGCGGCAGGCTGGTTTCCTGGATCTGCTGCTGCAGGAGTCCGCAGCCAGCGGTGCCAGCGTGGTGTTCGTCAGTCACGACGAGCGCCTGGCCGGCCACTTCGACCGGCAGGTGGCGCTGGGTCAGCTCAACCGCGCGACCGCATTGCAGGAGGCCTGA
- a CDS encoding metal ABC transporter solute-binding protein, Zn/Mn family encodes MNRATALRTLAALMAAPLSASRAQGTPATARPLRVVASFSILGDMVRQVAGPLAEIHTLVGPGGDAHVFEPRPADAQKLAQADLVVLNGLHLEGWLDRLIQASGFKGRRVVASEGVTPRLLDGHPDPHAWQSLRLAAIYVRNIQSALKAVRPQEAARIDQQAGRYLADIQALDTRVRAQIGALTAAQRRAVTTHDAFGYFAAEYGVTWLAPQGWTTAEEVSAKDVARVVRELRAQHVRALFLERAGDPRLMQQIAREAGVRIGGELYADTLSPAGGPADTYLHLFEHNAKTMLQAMRGS; translated from the coding sequence ATGAACCGCGCCACCGCGCTGAGAACCCTGGCCGCCCTGATGGCCGCCCCCCTGTCCGCCAGCCGAGCCCAGGGCACGCCCGCCACCGCCAGGCCGCTGCGGGTGGTGGCCAGCTTCTCCATCCTGGGCGACATGGTGCGGCAGGTGGCCGGCCCCCTGGCCGAGATCCACACCCTGGTCGGCCCCGGTGGCGATGCCCACGTCTTTGAACCCCGACCGGCCGATGCCCAGAAGCTCGCCCAGGCCGATCTGGTGGTGCTCAACGGCCTGCACCTGGAAGGCTGGCTGGACCGGCTCATCCAGGCCTCGGGCTTCAAGGGCCGGCGGGTGGTGGCCAGCGAGGGCGTGACGCCCCGCCTGCTGGACGGCCATCCCGACCCCCATGCCTGGCAGAGCCTGCGGCTGGCCGCGATCTATGTCCGCAACATCCAGTCTGCGCTGAAGGCCGTCCGGCCCCAGGAGGCCGCACGCATCGACCAGCAGGCCGGCCGCTATCTGGCGGACATCCAGGCGCTGGACACCCGCGTGCGAGCCCAGATCGGCGCCCTCACCGCGGCCCAGCGCCGCGCGGTCACCACCCACGACGCCTTCGGCTACTTCGCCGCGGAGTACGGCGTGACCTGGCTGGCCCCCCAGGGCTGGACCACCGCGGAAGAAGTCTCGGCCAAGGATGTGGCGCGTGTGGTGCGCGAACTCCGGGCCCAGCATGTGCGTGCGCTGTTCCTGGAAAGGGCGGGCGACCCGCGGCTGATGCAGCAGATTGCCCGCGAGGCAGGGGTGCGCATCGGCGGCGAGCTCTATGCCGACACGCTGTCGCCCGCCGGCGGCCCGGCCGACACCTATCTGCACCTGTTCGAGCACAATGCGAAGACGATGCTGCAGGCCATGCGCGGCAGCTGA